Below is a window of Coriobacteriia bacterium DNA.
AACGGGGGAGCGGCGCCCAGTGCGCAGCCCGTGACCGTTTCGCCGAGGAGGGGCAGCCTGGTGGCATCGAAGACAGTTCTGATCGTTCACGACGATGCCGAGTTCGTCGATCGCCTGAGCAAGGCGTTGATCGACACCGGAGCATCGTTCGACATCGTCAACGCGCTGTCGGGTCCTCGCGCGCAGAGCATGATCGCCCAAACCGTTCCCGACGTCCTGGTTGTCGACGCCCAGCTCCTTGGAGTCGATGGCTACCAGTTCACGCGCGCCATCAAGACAGAGCCGACGACGCAGAACGTCCCGGTCGTCATCGTCACACTCGAGGCGAACGAGGCATCTGCGCTGAAGGCTCGGCAGGTTGGCGCCTCGGCGCTCATGTCCGCGGGTGCACTAGCATCGACGATTGCGAGCAAGATCGCGGCGCTCGCTGGGGTTGAGGTGGCCCCGGCCCCCGGTGCCCCGGCGGCTCGACCCGCGGCTCAGTCGGCAGCGGCGGCTCAACCCGGCTACGGGACCCCGCAGCCTGCACCTCAGGCCGCCGAGTACCCTGCGACTCCGACGGCCCCTGCGGTTGCGGCCAGCAACGGCAACGCGTGGCGCGCGGAGCCCGTCCAGGAAGAGGGCCCACACCTCGATGAGCTCTTGCGCCTGATGCTGGAGCGTGGCGGATCGGACCTCCACATCGCCGTGGGAAGCCCTCCGGGCATCAGGCAGCGCGGAGAGTTGCTTCCCATCGACACGATGCCTCCGATGTCTCCGCGCGGTACTCAGGAGATGATCTACTCGGTCCTCTCGGAGGAGCAGCGCAAGCGCTACGAGAACGAACTCGAGCTCGACTTCGCCTACAGCATCCCGGGCGTATCGCGATTCCGCGCCAACGTCTTTCAGCAGCGCAACTCCATCGGCGCCGTCTTCCGCGTCATCCCCATCGACATCCCGACGATGGAGGAGCTCGGCCTGCCCGCCGTATGTACGTATCTCGCGGAGCGTCCCCGCGGACTCGTACTTGTCACAGGTCCGACGGGCTCGGGTAAGTCGACCACGCTTGCCGCGATGATCGATCACATCAACTCGACCCGGCCTCTGCACATCATCACCCTTGAGGACCCGATCGAGTTCATGCACCGCAACAAGATGTCCTACGTCAACCAGCGTGAGATCGGCGAGGACACGCACTCGTTCGCGGGTGCACTACGCCGAGTCCTGCGCCAAGACCCCGACGTCATCCTTGTCGGCGAGATGCGAGACCTCGAAACTATCAGTGCGGCCATCACTGCCGCCGAGACCGGACACTTGGTGCTTGCGACGTTGCACACGACCGGCGCGCCTGAGACGATCGACCGCATTATCGACGTCTTTCCGCCGCATCAGCAGCAGCAGGTTCGCATGCAGGTATCGAATTCGCTGCAGGGAGTGCTCTCCCAGACGCTTCTGCGTAGCACGGACGGTCGCGGCAGGCATATGGCCATGGAGATCATGCTTGGAGTGCCTGCGATTAGTAACCTCATCCGTGAGGGAAAGACGCACCAGATGGAGACCATCATTCAAGGAAGCGGTTCGTTGGGCATGCAGACGCTCGATCAGAGTCTCAAGGTGCTGCTCAACTCGGGCAAGGTGTCGTTC
It encodes the following:
- a CDS encoding PilT/PilU family type 4a pilus ATPase; protein product: MASKTVLIVHDDAEFVDRLSKALIDTGASFDIVNALSGPRAQSMIAQTVPDVLVVDAQLLGVDGYQFTRAIKTEPTTQNVPVVIVTLEANEASALKARQVGASALMSAGALASTIASKIAALAGVEVAPAPGAPAARPAAQSAAAAQPGYGTPQPAPQAAEYPATPTAPAVAASNGNAWRAEPVQEEGPHLDELLRLMLERGGSDLHIAVGSPPGIRQRGELLPIDTMPPMSPRGTQEMIYSVLSEEQRKRYENELELDFAYSIPGVSRFRANVFQQRNSIGAVFRVIPIDIPTMEELGLPAVCTYLAERPRGLVLVTGPTGSGKSTTLAAMIDHINSTRPLHIITLEDPIEFMHRNKMSYVNQREIGEDTHSFAGALRRVLRQDPDVILVGEMRDLETISAAITAAETGHLVLATLHTTGAPETIDRIIDVFPPHQQQQVRMQVSNSLQGVLSQTLLRSTDGRGRHMAMEIMLGVPAISNLIREGKTHQMETIIQGSGSLGMQTLDQSLKVLLNSGKVSFEEAIGKAKSPRELAQMMGRKI